The window GGTGTCCATGGCAACTTGAGACATAGCTGACCAGACTTCAAGGCTTAAGCAACTACCTAGACAAATAGCAGTTGCCAGTGAGATTTGAAGGAAGAAATAGATGTAGTTTAAGCGAACATGTTATTTTCAGGGTGGGCATGCAGTTTGTCCTGTGTATCATGGATCGTCGGAATGGTCAGCTGGAGTTCTCTTTGCTGGAGTTGAAATGTCCGCATTCTACCAGCCTTCTCTCCACACTTGTAATGATGCGATTTCAATCACCATTGTGCAACCTTTAACAGTACAATGGATTAAAGTGTTATTTCCCTATTTTTTACcatgtttttttctgtgctttgcCCACTGAGCCAATTTAGGACTATTTCTCCATGTATGTTATACTGTTTGGTGTTTGTGTAGCCAACTTTTGTGTGACCTGTTAGCATTCATTTTGGTGAGCCACTGATTAAGGAAAATTATACAGCCTTTAAAGTTGCATGCCAAATCCGGTGTGAAAAGCCACCAAGAATGTGTCTAAATACCCACAAAGTTACAATGGTGTGTAAGGTCAGATAATTAATCAAATTCTTATTTTTTGAATTATCATTTTAGAGTACTGAACCTAAATTCAACTGTTTTTCAGTCATTAACATACTGCACAATGTCTAAAATTGTGTGAAATCTGCCAAGTCTAGAAGCTTTGCATCTCGTCATTGAGTTCTATTGAGAATGAATAGTACTTGGATGCACACAAGAAAGGAAATAAGTCGACCTATAATTGTGGCTCAAGATTGGTGATATTCATTATCAAGAAATGTTATATTTTCGACATTTTTGTTTTAGATGGATTTTGGTTATGTTGGACAACTTCAAAGAAAGCACCATTTGAGGTGCAACTGCAATCACAGATACGGTTTAGTAATATTTCATATTATCTTTGTGTTATAGATAAAAAGGAAAAGcgtaagaagaagaaagaaaaaaagaaactgaagcgAGATAAAACTGCCTTCGATGGGCAGAAAACTCTATTGAGAGAGAGAACCTCTCCTCCAGaggctaaaataaaaaaagaaaaagaagatccaGGATACAGTAAATATGCAGCTTTATGTCGAGAGTCACCCCCACACAGAGAAGAAGCAAAAGGAGGCAAAGATGTTAAGAAACTCTCGGGGGAGTCACAGGAGTTCCGAGGCACCTACAGAGGAAATGAAAGAAGCCACGACAGGGACTCTAGCAGAGAGTACCCGAAAGATGACAGGTTGAAGGACCAGAGAGGTGATAAAAATCGATATGATTACAGGACAGAGAAAAATGAAATGAGTGCTGACACTCACAGGAGGGATGAGAGACAGAGTGAAAAAGGGCGGAGAGATGATAGACAGGATGACCGAAGTAGGAGAGAGGGCAGACAGGAAGACAAAGGCTCAAGACCTGGCAAGTCAAACGAATTGTATAGGGAAAGCTCTAAACGATACGAGAGTCATTATGAGTCACAAACCAATCGTCGAGATGGCCATGGCTCCTATTCAGAGAGTTCTGCATATAGTAACCAACACAGAGAGCGATCTGAGAATAGGGGTTGGGATCGACATAGCAGCAGTAAAGGCCACTGAGTTAGGTAAAACAAAAGATGCTGTCCATAAGGAGCTCATCGGTGTTTCCAAATAGATTAGCTGTTTCCAAGAATGTGGGATACCCGAACCTCTTTCCTAAATATTACGGTCAGAGTGGTAGCGAGCCATGTTCTGCAATAAGATGGTGTATACAGTCGGGAGAGTTGCCTCAGCATGCAGATGTGTTTTGGGTTGGCTCGACAGGAAATGTTTCGATTCTAAACAACATCTATTTTTATTTCTTGTTTCGGTCACTGAAAGTTTGGAAAAAGTTTGTCGCGTTGCAAGAAACTTTAGAGGTCTATTTGCTGTTTCTACAAGGACGACCATTGCGGTTTGATGAAATCATCCCAGTCCAACACCGATGGGCATCTGATGATTGGTTTAAATATGTCCACCTCGAACACTGAAGAATTACTGTTTGGACATATAGCATGCAGACTGAGTTCTTATTTCTAAGGACAAATGTTACCTAATGTTGTGACCAAGGTGTTTGGAAGTGCCAGACCCAACACCCGCTCCCCCAGGCCTACGTAACCGGTTTACTAATATGCCACTGTGATAAAAAGCACCCAGCTTAACTTTGGGCTGTTTGGATATTTCTCTGCCTGCCATGCTTTGTTACACAACCATTCATTCATGACTCTTGAGGATTTCTGTTATTGGAGAGAATCCCTTTGTGTACATAGCTCGTGGAGCACATATGAAGATATAATGTCTTAGAACTCATTGTTTttgaactatttaaaaaaatatgtttttatgcgCAGTTCTATGTGTCTTTTCTCAACAGTTAATGCTGATAGAATTTGGCGCTCCtgggaaaaaatagaaattcagagCACACTGCATAATCCACATTGAGTTGTTTTATTCCATTGTTGATTCTAGTATTGGCCTAGGTCCCAAAATTACCCATTTGAGGTACCTTTTTGGCACAAGAAACCTGTATGTACTCAGCTACCTAAAGTTTTACAGAATCATACAAATGGTAGCAATCCACTCTAGAAATACACTTAACATGGCACAATCATTTTGCTTTCATTTCACTATACCTGTGTATTTTGCTGCTTGTAGTTGTCTAATGTTATTTGCAAACAAGTGATAACAAAAAGTAAAGAGAACAGCTAGTAGCCTCTCTTGTCAACAACTTTAGCTAGGTGTTATAGATGGATACGTTACTTACCTgtcatcctagttctcttccaggggaacactcatcaaagtcataagcactaaaGATTCCCGCCACTATGCACAGACCCCGGAGCACATACATATTAACTatgtattataaatatatatatgtataacctaAAAAAAATCCTTAGAGCCTTggaaatttttatatatatacacacacacacacacacacacacacacacacacacttctatgCAACCTATAGTAATAGCTAAACAATGCCAATTTATGTTGAGTTTttctttaacctcttcgctgccaggccttttccctcccccctcaagtgccaggcgtttttttgggctatttgggtctGTTTGTGCTTAGGCATTCAGaactttttgaccacataagcttacccacgtcaaatttgcatcctttttttcccaatatcctgggattctagaggtacacatagtttgtgggttcccctggaggagacgaagaaattagccaaaatacagcaaacatttattttttgtttgtttttttaaaggggctgcagaagaaggcttgtggtttttccccatgaaaatggcatcaaaaaagggtttgtgatgctaaaatcaccatcttcccagctttcaggaacagacagacttgaatgagaaaataaaatttttcaacacaattttggcattttactgggacttaccccatttctaaaaatgtttatgcttttagcctccttgcagttagtgacagaaatggatgtgaaaccaatgctgtatcccagaaagctaaacatttctgaaaagtagacaaaattctgaattcagtagggggtcatttgtgtagatcctacaaggttttcctacagaaaataacagctgaaataaaaaatattgaaatggaggtgaaaaaaagcaatttttcgccacgttttactctgtaacgtttttcctgctatgtcatattttcaaaagtaatatactgttacgtctgctggactcttctggttgcggggatgtatagggcttgtaggttcatcaagaaccctaggtgcccagagtcaATAATGGAACTGCAACTTGCAGtgggtttcattgtatactgggtatacagcaattaatttgatgaaatataatgagtgaaaaatggtatcaaggaaacctttgtatttccaaaatgggcacaagataagatgttgagaaacaGAGGTTatctgcacatttctgaattccggggtgcccataatagcgtgtgaattacatggcatttctcaaatagatgtcttttttacacactgtcttacatttggaaggaacaaatgtagagaaagacaaggggcaataacaattgttcagctattctgtgttcccccaagtctcccgataaaaatggtacctcacttgcgtgggtaggcctaatgcccgcagcacgaaacgcaacatgggcacatcacatttttacaatgaaatctgttgtgttttttggaaagtgcctagctgtggattctggcctctagctcagccggcacctagggaaacctaccaaacgtgcattttttaaaactagacacctatgggaatccaggatgaggtgacttgttgggctctcaccatgttctgttacccagaatcctttgcaaacgtctacATTTGGCAAACAAATGGAGAACATAGCGGCTGCTAGAGTGGTAACCTGGGTGCAAGGGaggagaggaaggtggaggagaggAAGGCGACGGTGTCACAGGTCAGTTCAATGTGGGGGGGGGTCTCAAGCGGCTGGGGTCGTTGTGCGAAGATTCCAAAGGCTCCGTTGCCACGGGCTGGCATCGAGCAGTCCTGGAGCTGCGGAAATCACAGAGACCGACGGCCCAGGTTTCCCTGCGAGGACaccggggcagagtcagcacaggcaCGTATGGTGGTGTGTTGGAGAGGAAGGTAGAGGGCAACAAAACTACGGCAGGACCTCACGGAGGAGTAATTAAGACGTGTCCCTCAAGAGGAGAAGGAGAAGCACTTGCTGTGAAGGTAGGAAGGCGTCTTGGTGGGGGTCCAGAGGACTAAAGCATATTCAGTGAGGAATTACAGGAGCACGGGAAACAAAGTGCTGGCTGGAAGGGATGTGGATAGTGAGGGTAAAATCAGTAGCTCcaggaaaaaaactgaaaagagGCCCCGGAGCTAAATTAATTCCCAAAATGACCCCCTTGCTGAGATCATATTTTAGGGTGAGACCTGAAGGGGTTGATGCTACCCTTAATTTAATGATGTCAAAAGGGAAAGACCGCGCTGGGTGTGATATGGAGGGTGAGGAAGGCTTGATACTGGAGGGTAGTCTGCAGCAACCTTCAGGTGAAGTAGGCAGTCCCGAGGAGCAGCAAAGTGGGCTTCTCATAAGGGGAACCCACTCCAATGCTGGCTGGTCTTACCTTGGATTTCAGAACAGTAGTACCTAATAATACAGCCCATCTAAGTTCAGCATCAAACCCCTATTTTGAAACATTGATTAGTGCTCTGTCTAATGATATTTAAAGGGGCTTTGCGACCTCCGAATCGAATCAAGGAGAAAAAAGAGAAGTTTGTGCAACACTAGAGAAAAAGCTTGATCTCTTAGCAGTAAGAGCCCAGGCTCTTGAAGAATCGGTTGGAGTTATAGAGGAGGAATTGCAGTTGTGTAAAGAAGAAATTCAAGCTTTTAAAGCCAATGAGCAGGACTTACAAAATAAATTGGAACTGTCAGAAAATCGTTTGAGGAGAAACAACCTAAGAATTTTAAATGTGCCAGAGGGAGTGGAAGGAACAGACCTTAAATCATTCATGGCAGCGCTAATAAAGTCAGCTGTTTCGCTGTATGAAAGCTAGGAAGTGATTTTCAGAGGATTCATAGAGATCTCTTTAGGAAAAACTCCAATAGTACAAAGCCCAAAAAATCCTGATAAACTTCCATACTTATGCTCTAAAAGAGAAAATATTAACAAAGGCGTTAAAATTAAAATCTATTCTGGGGACGTTTTTTAAGTTTGAGATTAGGTCAGACCTTTCCAGGGCAACCATGGTGAAACAATGGGAGTTGGTAAAGCACATGGATAACTTAAAAAAAATTGGGTGTGGTAGTACAGCTCAAGTTTCCGACTACACTACGAGTAATGTATAATAATAGGATGTTTAACTTAAGGGAGCCCAAAGCTGCGGATGAGTTATTGGACAATTTAAAGAGTAAGCAGGTTGAACTAAGTAACGATTAGTTACCATGAGGTTAGGTACGCTTTTGGAGCCCAGGGTCTGCTCTAAAATTGGACTAACATCTGTTCATAATGCAGGAGGGGTACCCCAAGGGGTGGGCAAGGGAGATAGTTAGATTAGGGGAGGTCACGTTGAGGGAGGCAAGGGGAGTTTTTGGGAGGGGAGCACAAGGTTGTCAAAAGAGAGAAAAAACCTCATTCACCATAACTAAGATTTCTTGAATCGTAGATGGGGGATAACTTCGAGGGGTCCCCGGATGTAAAGAATACGATGACTCGGatcatgtcttggaatgttaatggtttgagaACTAGGGGGAGGAGTGATAGGATTTTGCAGTATCTGAGCACAGATCTTGATTTTGCAAGAAATTCAGTTAACTGTGGTGGAATGTATGAGGTCATGTGTGTGCACTCAAAACAATTTTAATACTAAGGGAGTGGCTATCTTGATTAAAAGACAGGCTAATTCGGAAATAATGGAGATGAAGTTAGACACTGCAGGAAGATGGGTCATAGTTAAATTGAAGGTTAGTAGTAGGGGAGTCACATTGGTGGGGTTTTATGGCCCAAATTGCGATGATGCGGAACCACTTAGAATGGTGTTCTCAGCTATTGGATTTCCCTGACCCAATTATCATGGCAGGAAGCTTCAGTGTGGTTCTAGATAACACACTAGATAGATCAACCAAGAGTAGATCTGTGGGTAAGCCCAACTCTCTGAGATATTTAAGAgaaatgatgaaggaatttggcttGTGTGAAGGTTGGAGGCTGAATGTTGGGTTAAGGAAGACTTTCTCCTATAATAACAAACAATATGGGCATGCTTCAAGGATAGATTATTTTTTAGTAGATCAGAACCTGTGTGATGTAGTTGAGGATATTGTTTATTTGCCAGCTCACCTGTTGGATCATGCAGCAGTAGTTTTAAGAATAAATCCTCATGTGTTAGATTGCACATTGTTATTAGATAATGAGGTTGTCTCTAAACTACGCATGGAGGCTGAAGAGTTTTTTTAAGGATAAACTTGGGGTCGGCCCCGATGGCGGTGGTATGGGACACCTTTAAGGCGGTCATCGGGGGAAAATCATGAATCTGGCAGTTATAGAAATAAACAGTAGCTGAATTGAATTGGTCTCATAGAACAGGAAATGCTAAATTGTGAGAATCAACTAACTGAGATtactgggtgggggggaggggagaggcttTGACCATTAGGGTGAGGGACCTGAGACATCAGTTAGAGGATATATTACAAGCTACAGTGGGTAGTAGATGGGAAGTGAGTAAACTGGCACATTTTGAGTATGGAGAAAGTGTGGGGAAGTTATTGGCATGGAAGAGCAAGACTGCCCAAGTGAGGAATTATATAAAAGAAATTTAGTTAGGCCCGACGGTGGGGAGATCCTCAAATAGTGAGAACATAGAGAACGCCTTCTTGATGTTTTTATTCACAGCTTTATACAGATGAGCtagaggtgggggagggagggagaggtggGCTGTTGGCTGGGGCAAGATACACCcttacccctccaaccccccccccccccagtttaacACAAGAGGAGCAGATGGAATTGAATAAACCGGTTTCCCGGGGGTCAATAATGGTGGTGCTGAAAGGAAGCAAGGGTGGGAAGTCCTGCTGAGCTCTACAAGGCTCTGGGGGAGTCAATCTTACCAGCCATGTTAGAAGTGTTTGGAGGGATCTTCGTGAATGGGGCACAGATTCCGGCCTCTTGGAACGAGGCCATTATTTCATTGATCCTGAAGCCCAGTAAGACCTCTCTAAAGTTTGAGTCATATAGACACATATCTTTACTAAACAGCGATTATAAGATTTTTGCTCAAATATTG of the Pleurodeles waltl isolate 20211129_DDA chromosome 2_1, aPleWal1.hap1.20221129, whole genome shotgun sequence genome contains:
- the RBMX2 gene encoding RNA-binding motif protein, X-linked 2 — its product is MNPLTKVKLINELNQREAELGVQDKVSWHAEYKDSAWIFLGGLPYELTEGDIICVFSQYGEIVNINLVRDQKTGKSKGFCFICYEDQRSTILAVDNFNGIKIKGRTIRVDHVANYRPPKDTDDIDDVTKTLREQGCGVKTPPPFSSESSSEDEAPAKKHKDKKEKRKKKKEKKKLKRDKTAFDGQKTLLRERTSPPEAKIKKEKEDPGYSKYAALCRESPPHREEAKGGKDVKKLSGESQEFRGTYRGNERSHDRDSSREYPKDDRLKDQRGDKNRYDYRTEKNEMSADTHRRDERQSEKGRRDDRQDDRSRREGRQEDKGSRPGKSNELYRESSKRYESHYESQTNRRDGHGSYSESSAYSNQHRERSENRGWDRHSSSKGH